One region of Chryseobacterium muglaense genomic DNA includes:
- a CDS encoding ABC transporter ATP-binding protein: MLKAEQITKTYNAGKKIALEDFSIDVPKGSIYGLLGPNGAGKTSFIRIINQITQADSGNVFINGEKLNPNHIKDIGYMPEERGLYKNMSVGDQILYFGELKGMKKSDALNEAKKWFDKLNIDQWWKKKLSELSKGMAQKIQFVVTVLHRPHLLILDEPFSGFDPVNANLIKDQIIELKNNGTTIILSTHRMESVEEMCDYVALINNSKKIIDGKVFDVRERFKKNIFGITLSEVDDYQFDQFKDKYGIFNMTNENNLVSFDLKNEADQNSILLDLVNVGKVRSFDERIPSMNEVFINAVSNHS, encoded by the coding sequence ATGCTAAAAGCTGAACAAATTACTAAAACCTACAATGCCGGAAAAAAAATCGCATTAGAAGATTTTAGCATAGACGTTCCGAAAGGAAGTATTTATGGTCTTCTAGGGCCAAACGGAGCAGGAAAAACTTCATTCATCCGTATTATCAATCAAATTACACAAGCCGATTCTGGCAACGTTTTCATCAACGGAGAAAAATTGAATCCTAATCATATTAAAGACATCGGTTATATGCCGGAAGAACGTGGCCTTTATAAAAATATGAGCGTAGGAGATCAGATTCTTTACTTTGGGGAACTGAAAGGAATGAAGAAAAGCGATGCTCTGAACGAAGCAAAAAAATGGTTTGATAAACTAAATATCGACCAATGGTGGAAGAAAAAACTGTCTGAACTTTCAAAAGGGATGGCTCAGAAAATCCAATTCGTTGTTACTGTTCTTCACAGACCGCATCTTTTGATCTTGGATGAACCATTTTCAGGTTTCGACCCTGTGAATGCCAATTTAATTAAAGACCAAATCATCGAACTTAAAAATAATGGAACGACAATTATCCTTTCCACTCACAGAATGGAAAGTGTGGAAGAAATGTGCGATTATGTAGCTTTAATTAATAACTCTAAGAAAATTATTGACGGGAAAGTTTTTGATGTTCGAGAGAGATTCAAGAAAAATATTTTTGGAATTACTTTGTCTGAAGTCGACGATTATCAGTTTGATCAGTTTAAAGACAAATATGGAATTTTCAACATGACTAATGAAAACAATCTGGTTTCTTTTGATCTGAAAAATGAAGCAGACCAAAACAGTATTCTTTTAGACTTGGTTAATGTAGGAAAAGTAAGGTCTTTCGACGAAAGAATTCCGAGCATGAATGAAGTATTTATTAATGCGGTAAGCAATCACTCTTAA
- a CDS encoding T9SS type A sorting domain-containing protein produces MKKLLLLFIFIGATIGFSDNLKAQIKEPTSTNQKSDDGVLTAYPNPAKDFLMVKAKDSSLKIKNVTFYSILGTQVATYNVNSNSSEINIQRLKPGKYLIRYILSDNTQKVTQIVKQ; encoded by the coding sequence ATGAAAAAACTTTTACTTTTATTTATATTTATTGGCGCTACTATTGGGTTTTCTGATAATCTGAAAGCACAAATAAAAGAGCCAACTTCCACTAATCAAAAATCTGATGACGGTGTGCTTACTGCATATCCTAACCCAGCGAAAGATTTTTTGATGGTGAAAGCTAAAGATTCTTCATTGAAAATAAAGAATGTTACATTTTATTCTATATTAGGAACTCAGGTTGCTACATACAATGTAAACAGTAACAGTTCGGAAATAAATATCCAGAGATTGAAGCCCGGAAAATATTTAATTAGATATATTCTAAGCGACAATACACAAAAAGTTACTCAAATAGTAAAGCAATAA
- the hemB gene encoding porphobilinogen synthase — MIYSRNRRLRVNESMRGLVRECSLSVNDFVMPIFVMEGENKEEAIASMPGIFRRSIDLTVKECKELFSLGVKAVNLYMKVSDDLKDNTGKEAWNKDGLMQNTIKAIKNAVPEMVIMPDVALDPYSIYGHDGIIENGKIINDATNDALAKMAVSHAEAGADIVAPSDMMDGRVLAIREALEESGFHDVGILSYAAKYASSFYGPFRSALDSAPKDDMEIPKDKKTYQMDFHNSREALNEVFKDVEEGADIIMIKPGLPYLDIVSKVREAIDLPIAVYNVSGEYAMLKAAAQNGWLDNDKAIIESLTCFKRAGADMIFTYAAKEAAMILNR, encoded by the coding sequence ATGATATATTCTAGAAACAGAAGATTAAGAGTGAATGAATCGATGAGAGGATTGGTAAGAGAATGCAGTCTTTCAGTCAACGATTTTGTAATGCCTATTTTCGTAATGGAAGGCGAAAATAAAGAAGAAGCGATTGCTTCAATGCCCGGTATTTTCAGGCGAAGCATTGATCTTACGGTGAAAGAATGTAAAGAATTATTTTCTTTAGGCGTTAAAGCGGTTAATCTTTATATGAAGGTTTCAGATGACTTAAAAGACAATACCGGAAAAGAAGCTTGGAATAAAGATGGTTTAATGCAAAATACCATCAAAGCAATCAAAAATGCGGTGCCTGAAATGGTGATTATGCCTGATGTAGCCTTAGATCCTTACTCCATTTACGGTCACGATGGAATTATAGAAAACGGAAAAATCATCAATGATGCAACCAATGATGCGTTGGCAAAAATGGCAGTGTCACATGCTGAAGCAGGAGCTGACATTGTGGCACCAAGTGATATGATGGATGGCAGAGTTTTGGCCATTCGTGAGGCTTTGGAAGAAAGCGGTTTCCACGATGTTGGAATTCTAAGCTACGCAGCAAAATATGCAAGTTCTTTTTACGGGCCGTTCAGAAGTGCTTTAGACAGTGCACCAAAAGACGATATGGAAATTCCAAAAGATAAAAAAACGTATCAGATGGATTTTCATAATTCACGCGAAGCCTTAAATGAAGTTTTCAAAGATGTGGAAGAAGGTGCCGATATTATTATGATCAAACCGGGTCTTCCGTATTTGGATATTGTATCAAAAGTACGTGAAGCAATTGATTTACCGATTGCAGTTTACAACGTAAGCGGAGAATATGCAATGCTGAAAGCTGCCGCTCAAAACGGTTGGCTAGATAATGATAAGGCGATTATTGAAAGCTTAACATGCTTCAAACGAGCAGGAGCAGACATGATTTTTACCTATGCTGCGAAAGAAGCTGCGATGATTTTAAATAGGTAA
- a CDS encoding cob(I)yrinic acid a,c-diamide adenosyltransferase, producing MKIYTKTGDKGQTALYGGTRVSKASARVDSYGNIDELNSFIGISKSHITDEEVLKQLKKIQFDLFTVGSEAATPVDKLMLANGKSRLPLIISDTEIEELENWMDGFEDKLEPLQYFILPGGGKSATFLHAARTICRRAERSLVFLNESEEVRPELIKYLNRLSDYLFVLARYISKINNEPEEYWNPNER from the coding sequence ATGAAAATATATACTAAAACAGGAGATAAAGGACAGACCGCTTTATACGGCGGAACGAGAGTTTCAAAAGCCAGCGCAAGAGTAGACAGCTACGGAAATATTGACGAGCTGAATTCTTTTATTGGAATTTCAAAAAGTCATATCACCGATGAGGAAGTTTTAAAGCAATTGAAAAAAATTCAGTTTGATTTATTCACAGTGGGTTCAGAAGCGGCAACTCCGGTTGATAAATTGATGTTGGCCAACGGGAAATCTCGCCTTCCTCTTATTATTTCTGACACTGAAATTGAAGAACTCGAAAATTGGATGGATGGTTTTGAAGATAAATTAGAGCCTCTTCAATATTTTATTCTTCCAGGCGGTGGGAAATCAGCGACTTTTTTACATGCTGCAAGAACTATTTGTAGAAGAGCGGAACGTTCTTTAGTATTCTTAAACGAATCTGAAGAAGTACGCCCTGAATTGATTAAATACCTGAATCGCCTTTCTGATTATCTGTTCGTTTTGGCAAGATACATCTCAAAAATCAATAACGAACCGGAAGAATACTGGAATCCGAATGAAAGATAA
- a CDS encoding thiamine diphosphokinase, producing MKDKVLLFINGDAPKSFPNLENYNLIACTDGAFHYLKELNFPLDKLDFISGDFDSHIGSDENVYQDKFILTLDQEKTDFHKALEIILEKGFYDIDVLGGSGGEQDHFLGNLTVAYSFKNNLNIKFYDDFSEYYFIPKNFTLKNVKNKMISLYPFPSAENITTKGLNWPLTNDSLSMISRIGTRNFAAEDEISIQYGSGDLLFFVGINDIEYPEIY from the coding sequence ATGAAAGATAAAGTACTTCTTTTCATCAACGGTGACGCTCCTAAATCTTTTCCTAATTTAGAAAATTACAATCTGATTGCTTGTACAGATGGTGCTTTTCATTATTTGAAAGAGCTAAATTTTCCTTTAGATAAACTGGATTTTATTTCCGGAGATTTTGATTCTCACATTGGGTCGGACGAAAATGTGTATCAGGATAAATTTATTCTTACACTGGATCAGGAGAAAACAGACTTTCATAAAGCTTTAGAAATTATTTTAGAAAAAGGGTTTTATGATATTGATGTTTTGGGTGGAAGTGGAGGAGAGCAGGATCATTTTTTAGGAAATCTTACGGTTGCTTATTCATTTAAGAATAATTTAAACATAAAGTTTTATGATGATTTTTCTGAATATTATTTTATTCCGAAAAATTTCACCCTGAAAAATGTTAAAAATAAAATGATTTCTCTATATCCGTTTCCTTCGGCTGAAAATATTACGACAAAAGGTTTGAATTGGCCATTAACAAATGATAGTTTAAGCATGATATCAAGAATTGGAACACGGAATTTTGCGGCAGAAGATGAGATTTCTATTCAATATGGATCTGGAGATCTTTTATTTTTTGTTGGAATTAATGACATAGAATATCCTGAAATATATTGA
- a CDS encoding tyrosine-protein phosphatase, translated as MSQLIKISFLIIISSCVFSCKTQGFSTPEYGIPQTENQTKIKKVTNFRTIGNIKNIDGRILKEGKFYRSAHLHQLKNKSIKEFQKLGIKEIIDLRNSKEISQKPDVIPQNVDYKNYSAFEDEGDQLNQAKKLVLKGKVKGSDASERMLDFYKNYVTENPEIIKKIIHEVLDSENPVLYHCTAGKDRTGIITALILTILKFDRATIDNDYLLSNNYRKKLVRKRLHLAHNLHFIYPKMDLNVIEKLTWVEKDYLEAAFLEINKKYGSIDIYIHQNLGISENKRNEYILKFTY; from the coding sequence TTGAGCCAATTAATAAAAATATCATTCCTAATTATTATCAGTTCTTGTGTTTTTTCCTGTAAGACGCAAGGTTTCTCTACGCCCGAATATGGAATTCCACAAACTGAAAATCAAACTAAAATAAAGAAAGTAACCAATTTTAGAACAATTGGAAATATCAAAAATATCGATGGCAGAATTTTAAAAGAGGGAAAGTTTTACAGAAGTGCGCATTTGCATCAACTAAAGAACAAGTCTATAAAAGAGTTTCAAAAATTAGGAATTAAAGAAATTATTGATCTTAGAAATTCTAAAGAGATATCCCAGAAACCCGATGTCATTCCTCAAAATGTAGATTACAAAAACTATTCGGCTTTTGAAGATGAAGGAGATCAGCTGAATCAGGCGAAAAAACTTGTTTTAAAAGGAAAAGTGAAAGGTTCTGATGCCTCTGAAAGAATGCTGGATTTTTATAAAAACTATGTCACAGAAAATCCGGAAATTATTAAGAAGATTATTCATGAGGTTTTAGATTCAGAAAATCCTGTTTTATATCATTGTACCGCAGGAAAAGACCGAACCGGAATAATAACTGCATTGATTTTAACCATTTTAAAATTTGACAGAGCTACGATTGACAACGATTATCTTCTTTCAAACAATTACCGCAAAAAATTGGTGCGAAAAAGGCTTCATCTTGCTCATAATCTACATTTTATATATCCGAAAATGGATTTAAATGTTATCGAAAAATTAACCTGGGTAGAAAAAGATTATTTGGAAGCTGCTTTTTTAGAAATTAATAAAAAATACGGTTCAATTGATATTTATATTCATCAAAATTTGGGAATCTCTGAAAATAAAAGAAACGAATATATTCTTAAGTTCACGTATTAA
- a CDS encoding type III PLP-dependent enzyme domain-containing protein, with protein sequence MKIKYSELIDQTLYFPTEEFNVSENNLSFHDIPLMEVVEKFGTPLKVSYLPKISQNIQKAKGWFKEAFEKIDYKKNYRYCYCTKSSHFKFVIEEALKNDISIETSSAYDMDIVKSLYTEGKVDKNIEVICNGFKTDDYLAKISDMINSGFENITPILDNYRELDKLTESIDTTFDIGIRIASEEEPKFEFYTSRLGIGYKDIIPYYSQKIAEHPNARLKMLHFFINTGIKDTAYYWNELYKCLRVYARLKKIAPEVNSLNIGGGFPIKTSLNFDYDYQYMVEEIVSQIKKFCEEEGVEEPNIYTEFGSFTVGESGANLYKIISQKRQNDREKWNMIDSSFMTTLPDTWAISRHFIMLPLNRWEDSYERVFLGGLTCDSDDYYNSEQHTNAIYLPVFSDTKPLYIGFFHTGAYQETIGGYGGVHHCLMPQPRHILIQKDENGEFQYEIFRERQEPEDILKLLGYQ encoded by the coding sequence ATGAAAATAAAATACTCGGAACTTATTGATCAGACATTGTATTTTCCAACGGAAGAATTCAATGTTTCTGAGAACAATTTGTCTTTTCACGATATTCCTTTGATGGAAGTTGTTGAGAAGTTTGGAACGCCTCTTAAGGTAAGTTACCTCCCGAAGATTTCTCAAAATATTCAAAAAGCAAAAGGCTGGTTTAAGGAAGCTTTTGAGAAAATCGATTACAAAAAAAATTACAGATACTGTTACTGTACAAAATCCAGTCATTTCAAATTTGTAATTGAAGAAGCTTTGAAGAACGATATTTCTATTGAAACGTCTTCAGCTTACGACATGGATATTGTAAAATCGCTTTATACAGAAGGTAAAGTTGATAAAAACATTGAAGTGATCTGTAACGGTTTCAAAACGGATGATTATCTGGCGAAAATTTCAGATATGATTAACAGTGGTTTTGAAAATATCACTCCGATTTTGGATAATTACCGCGAACTGGATAAATTAACGGAGAGTATTGATACGACTTTCGATATCGGAATCAGAATTGCTTCTGAAGAAGAACCAAAGTTTGAATTTTATACCTCAAGATTAGGAATCGGATATAAAGATATTATTCCTTACTACAGTCAGAAAATTGCAGAGCATCCGAATGCAAGACTGAAGATGCTTCACTTTTTCATTAATACCGGAATCAAAGACACGGCTTATTATTGGAATGAATTGTACAAATGTCTTCGTGTCTATGCACGTTTGAAGAAAATTGCTCCGGAAGTAAATTCACTGAATATCGGTGGTGGTTTTCCAATTAAAACGTCTTTGAATTTCGATTACGATTACCAATATATGGTGGAAGAAATCGTTTCTCAAATCAAAAAATTCTGTGAAGAAGAAGGAGTAGAAGAACCAAATATTTACACTGAATTCGGAAGTTTTACGGTTGGAGAAAGCGGTGCCAATTTGTATAAAATTATTTCTCAAAAACGTCAGAACGACAGAGAAAAATGGAATATGATCGATTCATCTTTCATGACGACACTTCCCGATACTTGGGCGATTTCAAGACACTTTATTATGCTTCCGTTAAACCGTTGGGAAGATTCTTACGAAAGAGTTTTCTTAGGAGGTTTGACTTGCGATTCTGATGATTATTACAATTCAGAACAGCACACCAACGCCATTTATTTGCCTGTTTTCAGTGATACAAAGCCTTTGTATATTGGTTTCTTCCACACAGGAGCGTATCAGGAAACAATCGGTGGTTACGGCGGAGTGCATCACTGTTTGATGCCACAACCAAGACACATCCTGATTCAGAAAGATGAAAATGGAGAATTCCAGTATGAAATCTTTAGAGAAAGACAGGAACCTGAAGATATTTTGAAACTTTTAGGATATCAATAG
- a CDS encoding putative quinol monooxygenase produces MKKLGLLVRLKAKAGKEKNVEEFITSALPLANEEAGTITWYAFRIDSSTFGIFDTFSDEEGREAHLGGKIAKALMENAPELLATSPSIEKLDVLAAK; encoded by the coding sequence ATGAAAAAATTAGGATTATTAGTTCGACTAAAAGCAAAAGCTGGAAAAGAAAAAAATGTTGAAGAGTTTATTACAAGTGCATTGCCACTTGCTAATGAAGAAGCGGGTACTATTACATGGTATGCGTTCCGTATAGACTCTTCTACATTTGGCATTTTTGACACTTTTTCAGATGAAGAAGGCAGAGAAGCACATCTTGGTGGTAAGATTGCAAAGGCGTTAATGGAAAATGCACCTGAATTGTTGGCTACTTCACCATCTATTGAGAAATTGGACGTTTTAGCGGCTAAATAA
- a CDS encoding helix-turn-helix domain-containing protein produces MDITNFPEHLFENNYTETSDLQIANYEVYKHVSKNKINLNKNVFSFLLDGQKNIHFSNDIVSIDDTQSLLLASGNFLTTEIVGANSYSCLLFFFSQKNINDFLLKYGHFFNPNDFNKAATSSPYFLIEKDNFIIHFINSIQQIYGLNQTISQKILELKFEEIMLYLADKYGQIFFVYLHSLLINERELSFKMVIEKNLYTSLNIDEVAFLCNMSLSTFKRKFIQLYQESPGKWFQLKRLNKAKKILLNNEATPSEIYMDFGYDSLSNFSTAFKNEFGYSPKNIMKS; encoded by the coding sequence ATGGACATTACAAATTTTCCAGAACATTTATTTGAAAATAACTACACGGAGACATCAGACCTACAAATTGCTAACTACGAAGTTTATAAACATGTTTCCAAAAATAAGATTAACCTAAACAAAAATGTATTCAGTTTTTTGTTGGACGGACAAAAGAACATTCACTTTTCAAATGACATCGTTTCGATAGATGATACACAATCCTTACTCCTTGCATCGGGAAATTTTTTAACAACAGAAATTGTAGGAGCAAATAGTTATAGTTGCCTACTCTTTTTCTTTTCTCAAAAAAACATTAATGATTTTTTATTGAAATATGGGCATTTTTTTAACCCAAATGACTTTAATAAAGCAGCTACCAGTAGTCCTTATTTCCTTATAGAAAAAGACAATTTTATTATCCATTTTATTAATTCTATTCAACAAATTTATGGCTTGAATCAAACAATCTCTCAAAAGATTCTGGAATTGAAATTTGAAGAAATTATGCTGTATCTGGCTGATAAGTATGGGCAAATTTTTTTTGTTTATCTACATTCATTGTTAATCAATGAAAGAGAATTATCTTTTAAAATGGTCATTGAAAAAAATCTGTACACGAGTTTGAATATTGATGAGGTCGCTTTTCTATGCAATATGAGCCTGTCTACTTTTAAGCGAAAATTTATACAATTATATCAAGAGTCTCCAGGAAAATGGTTTCAACTAAAACGGCTCAACAAGGCCAAAAAAATATTGCTTAATAATGAAGCGACACCATCAGAAATCTATATGGACTTTGGTTATGACAGCTTATCAAATTTTAGCACAGCCTTTAAAAATGAATTTGGTTACAGTCCAAAAAACATTATGAAAAGTTGA
- a CDS encoding tyrosine-type recombinase/integrase has translation MASISLYFGKIPTELDPEQVHDYLFYLQKKSKTPSQTYFKHCVYGLRFLLKSEGLPYQFLRLPAIRHEKKLPVVLSKEEVWAMLQSAKLLKHKILIGLLYGCGLRCMEARSVRLQDLDFDRKQLKVVQGKGKKDRYVPLSVHLIRGLKKYMQGEKPQDYLFNGKPVERAGGDFDSKYSQRGVQWAVRQVAKAAGVKKEVHTHTLRHSYATHLLEDGMDIMTLKDLLGHQNIETTMEYLHIAQLDTQKVFSPLDTLFEKCSSK, from the coding sequence GTGGCTTCGATTTCGTTGTATTTTGGCAAAATCCCTACCGAGCTTGATCCTGAGCAAGTCCACGACTACCTTTTTTACCTTCAGAAAAAGTCCAAAACTCCCTCCCAAACTTATTTTAAACACTGTGTTTACGGGCTTCGGTTTTTGCTAAAATCAGAAGGCCTGCCTTATCAATTTCTTCGTTTGCCTGCTATCAGACACGAGAAAAAACTGCCCGTTGTCTTGAGTAAAGAAGAAGTCTGGGCGATGCTCCAGAGTGCCAAATTGCTCAAGCACAAAATCCTCATCGGACTGCTTTATGGCTGTGGGCTCCGCTGTATGGAAGCCCGCAGCGTACGATTGCAAGACTTGGATTTTGATCGCAAACAGCTCAAGGTAGTTCAAGGTAAAGGAAAAAAAGACCGGTATGTCCCGCTGTCGGTTCATTTAATTCGAGGACTCAAAAAATACATGCAAGGGGAAAAACCTCAGGATTATTTGTTCAATGGAAAGCCTGTTGAACGCGCTGGAGGAGATTTTGACAGCAAATACAGCCAGCGGGGCGTGCAATGGGCAGTGCGGCAAGTCGCTAAAGCAGCAGGCGTAAAAAAGGAAGTGCACACCCACACGCTTCGCCACAGTTATGCCACCCATCTGCTCGAAGACGGCATGGATATCATGACCCTCAAAGACCTTTTGGGACACCAGAATATCGAAACCACGATGGAGTATTTGCACATCGCTCAACTCGACACCCAAAAAGTCTTTAGTCCGCTCGATACTTTGTTTGAAAAATGCAGTTCGAAGTAG
- a CDS encoding IS91 family transposase encodes MQFEVAHVLEKLGKKVENIGLNTWQLRTLSAIKKCRTAALGGHIDACDGCGSLTISYNSCRNRHCPKCQGNKREDWIAARSTELLPVPYFHVVFTLPDSLNSLAIHDPRLVYGLLFEAAWETLKTFGKNKGIQSGMIAVLHTWGQQLSLHPHLHCIVPGGGIAKERQWQNSRGDGKFLFPVKALSKVFRAKYCEKLKAKEPIKYEQIRQELWRKPWVVFAKKPFGSPASVVEYLGRYTHKIAISNRRIKNIDSQNVTFDYKDYRQNGIKKQMILTHQEFIRRFSLHILPKRFVKIRHYGFLSSTWKRQKLKLLQQKLQQKVINKAEKRPFLPKCLCCKTGNLHRIALFDQRGPPAWYLGGSQNHKTCKI; translated from the coding sequence ATGCAGTTCGAAGTAGCGCATGTGCTAGAAAAACTCGGTAAAAAGGTAGAAAATATAGGATTAAACACCTGGCAATTGCGCACATTATCAGCCATCAAAAAATGCCGCACGGCAGCATTGGGCGGCCATATTGATGCTTGCGATGGCTGTGGCAGTCTCACTATCAGTTACAACTCCTGCCGCAACCGGCATTGTCCCAAGTGCCAGGGCAACAAGCGGGAGGACTGGATAGCTGCCAGAAGCACGGAACTTTTGCCAGTACCCTATTTCCATGTGGTTTTTACCTTGCCGGATAGTCTAAATTCGTTGGCGATTCATGATCCAAGATTGGTGTATGGTTTGCTTTTTGAAGCGGCTTGGGAAACCTTGAAAACCTTTGGCAAAAACAAAGGTATCCAATCTGGAATGATTGCTGTCTTGCATACTTGGGGACAGCAATTGAGCCTGCATCCCCACCTGCATTGCATTGTTCCGGGCGGTGGAATTGCTAAAGAGAGACAATGGCAAAACAGCCGAGGCGACGGCAAATTTCTGTTTCCTGTAAAAGCCTTGTCAAAAGTTTTTAGGGCTAAATATTGTGAGAAACTCAAAGCCAAAGAACCCATAAAATACGAACAAATTCGGCAAGAATTATGGCGAAAACCGTGGGTAGTATTTGCCAAAAAACCTTTTGGAAGTCCTGCATCGGTGGTGGAATATTTGGGCAGGTACACCCATAAAATAGCCATCAGCAACCGCAGAATCAAAAACATTGACAGTCAAAACGTGACTTTTGATTACAAGGATTACCGCCAAAATGGAATTAAAAAACAGATGATCCTTACCCATCAAGAGTTTATACGTCGGTTTTCATTGCATATTTTGCCAAAGCGTTTTGTGAAAATCCGTCATTATGGTTTTTTGAGCAGTACTTGGAAACGGCAAAAACTAAAACTTTTACAGCAAAAATTGCAACAAAAAGTAATAAATAAAGCAGAAAAAAGGCCTTTTTTACCCAAATGTCTGTGTTGTAAAACGGGAAATTTACACCGGATAGCCCTTTTTGACCAGCGTGGTCCGCCTGCCTGGTATCTTGGCGGCAGCCAAAACCACAAGACCTGTAAAATATAG
- a CDS encoding MIP/aquaporin family protein, whose protein sequence is MKKYVAEFIGTFALVFYGTGAIIVNEQSNGSLGLIGIALTFGIIVSAMIYIFGNISGTHINPAVTIALVVGKLTSLKDASFYIFAQLLGALFASILLKFTFPENLTLGATIPSSELIQSFILEFVLTFFLMLTILGVTSKKEFSNIAGLIIGIVVTGIILFAGPISGGSFNPARSLAPAIVSGNFTALWIYITAPTLGAIIAMFIWKGLNKTE, encoded by the coding sequence ATGAAAAAATATGTAGCCGAATTCATTGGAACGTTTGCTTTAGTTTTTTATGGAACAGGAGCAATTATTGTAAACGAGCAATCCAATGGAAGTTTAGGTTTAATCGGAATCGCTTTAACTTTTGGAATAATAGTTAGTGCTATGATTTATATTTTCGGAAATATTTCTGGAACGCACATAAATCCAGCTGTAACTATAGCATTGGTAGTAGGTAAATTAACATCACTAAAAGACGCTTCGTTTTATATTTTCGCTCAACTTTTGGGAGCTTTATTCGCAAGTATCTTATTAAAATTTACGTTCCCTGAAAACCTAACATTAGGTGCTACAATTCCTTCTAGCGAATTAATACAATCATTTATTTTAGAATTTGTGCTGACTTTCTTTTTAATGCTTACAATTTTGGGAGTAACATCAAAAAAAGAATTTTCCAATATAGCAGGACTTATAATTGGAATAGTAGTTACTGGAATTATCCTTTTTGCAGGGCCAATTTCTGGTGGTTCATTTAATCCTGCGAGAAGTTTAGCACCTGCAATTGTATCTGGAAACTTTACAGCACTTTGGATTTATATAACAGCACCAACATTAGGAGCGATAATAGCAATGTTTATTTGGAAAGGACTTAATAAAACAGAATAA
- a CDS encoding GlcG/HbpS family heme-binding protein produces the protein MNITLAQAEKAIVAAKQKSTAIDTKMNIAVVDAGANLVAFGRMDGAWLGSLDISIKKAKTARYFDMNTGIIGELSQPGQPLFNIEHSNNGLITFPGGVPIKNASGEIIGAIGVSGSSVENDHAVAEAGASAI, from the coding sequence ATGAATATTACATTAGCACAAGCTGAAAAAGCAATCGTAGCAGCAAAACAAAAATCTACAGCAATTGATACAAAAATGAACATTGCGGTTGTAGATGCAGGAGCAAATTTAGTGGCATTTGGTCGTATGGACGGTGCTTGGTTAGGCTCACTTGACATCTCTATCAAAAAAGCAAAAACAGCTCGTTACTTTGATATGAATACTGGAATAATTGGAGAGTTATCTCAACCAGGACAACCATTATTTAACATCGAACATTCAAATAATGGATTGATTACTTTTCCAGGTGGTGTACCAATTAAAAACGCATCAGGCGAAATTATTGGAGCTATAGGAGTAAGTGGAAGTTCAGTTGAAAATGACCACGCAGTAGCAGAAGCTGGAGCATCAGCAATTTAA
- a CDS encoding OsmC family protein, translating into MATVIKIKNLQEGYQSIITNGTHSIVGDEPVKSKGTDLGLSPSELVLSGLAMCKVATVRYIARQKGWEIGEVKAELSQEVKRDSDGLKTTIQVAINIEGNISQVQKDELLKQANACYIHRQIMGEWNIEHASWLNEE; encoded by the coding sequence ATGGCAACAGTAATCAAAATTAAAAATCTACAAGAAGGTTATCAAAGCATTATTACCAACGGTACACATAGTATCGTTGGCGATGAACCAGTTAAAAGTAAAGGAACAGATTTAGGACTTAGTCCATCAGAGTTGGTTCTAAGTGGCTTGGCTATGTGCAAAGTAGCCACGGTAAGATATATAGCACGACAAAAAGGTTGGGAAATAGGTGAAGTAAAAGCAGAACTTTCACAAGAAGTAAAACGAGATTCTGACGGCTTAAAAACGACAATTCAAGTAGCAATAAATATTGAAGGTAATATATCGCAAGTACAAAAAGATGAATTACTTAAACAAGCCAATGCCTGTTACATACATCGCCAAATTATGGGAGAATGGAATATAGAACACGCTAGTTGGTTGAATGAGGAGTAA